Below is a window of Littorina saxatilis isolate snail1 linkage group LG2, US_GU_Lsax_2.0, whole genome shotgun sequence DNA.
ACACAAGGTATGTCATCATGTGTCCCAATTCATGTCTCTCGTCTCTACACTGCGGCGTACAACAACACAATGTGTGTCATCAtgtggtgcgtgtgtgcgtgcgtgcgtgcgtgcgtgtgcgtgcgtgcgtgcgtgcgtgcatgcgtgcgtgtatgcatgcgtgcgtgcgtgcgtgcgtgcatgtgtgtaaaaGCTAGATCAGATCTGACACGTTGATCCGAATAGTGAACACGGGAATGACAGTGGCTTTAAATCACCATGCAGCTCTCCAtgtctctgcctgcctgtctgtgtgcagCGCGGGGAGTGGGAGGAGAGGGAGGCGGAGCAGAAGCTGACGTCAACAAAGAGCAAAGGGACGCCACTCATACCCGACGTGGAGGTGGAAATGTTTGAGAAAAATGGCGTCTTCTTTGAAGAGGAAACCCTCAAGTTACGCCCCAAGGCCAGCTGAAAGGAGCTTTCAACAAAAGGGATGATTGAATTAAAAAGAGGATTATCGCGAAAGCCGACTTCCAAACAACACAGCTGTTTTCATTTATACACCGTCAACTATTGGCATACGGTCCAGTTATCGTGCCAAATCGTGCATCTCCCAGCATTACCACACCGCAAACGAAAGTTCTAATCCGTGTTTCAAGCAGTTTTGGGCCAACCGTAATATGTACACTCTAACCAGAAGTGCTCCAATTTTGAAAACATTTCTataacaagttttgaacactcTGTGAAATATCACATAGTTCTACTGGCAAAAgaggtttaaaaaaagaacaacataGCATTAAGAGTTAGTGTTCTTTTGAACTCTAGTGAATACTTTGTGTGTTACTTTTGCAAGTAGAGCAATGTACTATGccacaaagtgttcaaaacttgttacaaaaatgtgttcaaaagtggagaagtcttttttaccgaaaactcagtgctaaagcttcttgcggccagcttcgcgaagtacacttcgcgtagtcgactttgccaagttaaggacaggctttagagTGTATTTGGAATGACTCCCAATGCAGACGTGTCGAGAAGCACGATTCTCAAGAGGAGTGTGCTGCAAGGATGACAGAACTGAGAACAGGCATGCTCTGGACAATCAAATCCAAAAGCAAGTCGCttgaagcgaaattaatacattttgtcaatctcgatgtcgaactcacagaatgaaacagaacgcacTGCACCGGCCGCTCATTGCTTGAAATGACAAGCCTGTATAGCGCTGTAGCATAGAGCGCTTAACAGGAAACCGtgcttttccttcttctttttaattttctcagattgtttataatccaaacattacttatatatatatatatgatatttgAATCAGGAAATCATAAAGAGTATttagatgaaatcatttttggatcgataactaacattttaattttaattagaatttttagatttttaatgaccaaactcatgaattaattttaaaGCTTCCAGGCTGAAATGCAAGGCAAAGCCCTTTCCTTGAAAATAGTTCGGCACACCATCTCAGATAAATGTCCAGGATTTTACATGAGATTTATGACAATCActttacttggacacataccaaaactagcagtagtagtacatgtatagtagtagtagtaatagtagtagtagttgtagctgtagtagtagtagtgtttTCAGACCGATTTGCTGGAATTGGTATGGTTCAAGCCACCTTGGTAAATATCTGCGTTATAGTAGTAGTAGGAGTAATGGTAGcattgcaacaacaacaccaacaccaacaatatcaacaacaaaatcaacaacaatttacaacaacaacaatatcaacaacatcaacaacaaaatcaacaattaacaacaacaacaacaacaacacacctcTGTTTTAGAAGCTGTCATGGTGTTCATTTTTCGGCGTGTATccaagagggtgtgtgtgtgtatgtgtgtgtgtgtgtgtgtgcttagaACATGTTGAAGGCCTGGCTAGACATGACATGGTGtgccgaatcgtttacacacAATGTATTGTGCTTTTACGGTTCCAGACAAGAGGAACGTATAATTTCTTTCCCAGAAATCGAAATACAAAAAGGTCACATTTATATTCGATGAATTGCATTAACAAGCTCGCTTACTTTTTAATGAGAAGTGAGGCATAATTACATTTATAATAAAATATATAATAAATAAGAAAATTGTTGAGAGATGTTCGCGCTGcttgtgccgtgtgtgtgtgtaaaagagagagagagagagagagagagagagagagagagagagagagagagagagagagagatgcgttGACGGTTTATTGTCTAGCTTAACTAGCCAtatccacacacgcacacacacacaaactcagacacacacacacacacacacacacacacacacacacacacacacacacactcagagacagacacacacacacacacacacacacgccaacacacattgacattgtgtttgatgcaaaCAAAACGAAATCTCCAACAATTTCAAGTAAGTAAGTAGACACATGCAATGACTTTTCAGACATTGACGACGAGTTAAAAGAAATTGCACGAATTTCTCCTAGACGTGGCAAAATAAATGCAACAATCCGGACATTTGGGATCTCCATTTCTGTCGTGAAAATAACGACTCAAGAAGGAAGGTCTCTTTAAATGGCATGGGAGCGACGAAGCACTGTTTAAGTCGCAAACTATCAATGGTTCAGCTGACACCCTGTGGGCAGTAAAGATGTCTCTTGTTTCTCCGTCAGCAATatttggatgtgtgtgtgtgtgtctgtgtgtgtgtttgaatgagtgtgtgtgtgtttgagtttgtttgtttgtttgtttgcttaacgcccagccgaccacaaagggccataccAGGgcggtgtgtgtttgagtgtgtgtgtttgtgtgtgtgtggttgtttttggttgtgtgtgtgtgcgtgcgtgtgtgtgtgtgtgtgtgtgtgtgtgtgtgcgcgcgtgcggtctttgtgtgtgtgtgtgtgcgcgcgtgcggtctttgtgtgtgtgtgtgtgtgtgtgtgtgtgtgtgtgtgtgagcaaacCGCCAATCTTATGGTGTTCATAGAACGTACTATGCCGGGCAGCCGAGAGGGACTAAAGTATTATCTTTGAAACACTTGCCGCTGCTAGGATCTTGAGATTCAGATATCGTCGGGATATTGTCCATGGCTTAGCGATGAATGTAGAGACAGCACGTTCGAATTAACTAGTAAGGCAACTAAATCTTCTGATCTTGTGACTGACTTTAAACAGCAATTTGTTTGGCTTATTCTGTCGGTTGAGAAAATCTCCATCCCGTTGCGGCCTTATTTGTCTCCTATCTTTTGTCGACCGATCATAATCAAACAGGATTCGTATTCATTAACAcaacaacccccacccccccccgcAACCCCCGAGGTATTAGTGTACCATGGTATATTGcattatatatataaatccGGACGGTGGAACTTGGTTCGTCAAACAGCACCAGATCTTTGCATCGGGCAGGCAGACTTCATAAGCCATGACGGACAGACACAGCCAGACTTTCTCCCGGTTCCTGCTGCTGACGATTATTCTGTGGGCTGTGTGTGTCCCCTGTGACACAGAACGGTCACGTGACAAACGGTCAGATGATCACAATCCTTTGGAGGCTGTGGTCAGTGGACTCAGCCAGCAAGTGACCAAGATGGCAGCGCAGCTTTCAACACAACTGAGTCAGCTCTCTTCGCTTCAGACAAAGTTTGGTGAGTCATTTTGTATTGGTAAAACACTGGCTATTTGCTTTCTGCATTCGGTCAGTATTTGAAGAAATGTATTCCTACTGATTTGGAATCTAGAGGaaatgagtgagtgtgtgtgtgtgtttgtgtgtgtgtgtgtgtgtgtgtttgtttgtgtgtgtgtgtgtgtggtgtggtgtggtgtggtgttgtgttgtgttgtgttgtgttgtgttgtgttgtgaggtgtgtgtgtgtgtgtgtgtgtgtggtgtggtgtggtgtggtgttgtgttgtattgtgaggtgtggtgtttgtgtgtgtgtggtggagtgttgtgttgtgagtgtgtgtagagcgattctccAAATAACACTGAACAGATGTTTATAAAACTTTACATGTGAACTCTTCCGGATGGTAACCCAGAGGTTgttttcaatttaaaaaaagaaaatgccTTTGATGACATGATATCCGTTCGAAAAACAAAAGTAGAGGCGGCATTGTGGCCACTGCACATTTGAAtcattttgattgaaaatttggtcaaTCATGTTTTTACCCAGTCCAGGCAATGAGATTGTATTCAGATTGAAAATTTAAGATTGTTTAAATAATTTGTTAATTGAAATGTTGGTTTAAATCAGTGTTCCAATTGTGCTCTttattttttctgaattcaaaaatacaTAGCTTAACCGaggcagggggtgggggtgtcttATAAGAGTAtctgttttgttcttgtaaGTACACAAGATACACGGTCCGCAGATTGTTAACAGCGTCAGAACAGACTGGTGGTTTCATTTTCAAGCCAGCTTATGTATGCAGCATTTATCATGCCAGCGTGTAACCAAACCATCGAGGGATCGTCATTGTCATCGTCATTTTCATTGCAGACGCCTCCCAGAAGCAGGTGGCCTTCCTCGCCTACAACAGTGCCGACCCTTTCAACGTGGCCGCCGCAGGGACGCTGGTGTACAACGTGGCTGACATCAACCTGGGCGGCGGCTTCGACACAGTCACCGGCATCTTCACCGCGCCTACCTCGGGTCTCTACGTCTTCTTCATCAACTGCATGGGAGCGTCGCTAACCGAAGACGAAGACGTCGGTGTGCTGGTGGATGGGAagcgtgtgtgtgcctgttaCACCTTCTCCAAAGAACATCCCAATTTGGGTTCTGGTTTGGCTACGGTACACGTGAACGCGGGGCAGCGAGCGTGGGTGCATGTGTACCGAGACTCGGGTAGAGACGTACGAGGGTCGTACTGGAACACCTTTACTGGCTTTCTTGTCAAAACTGACGATTAACAACGACACGAACAAACTTTGATATGAAGGATATAGGCTGCAGCGCCGGGTTAAGACAGCTAATGGACTGAACAAATTAAACATTTGTATTGCATTCTGTTTGGAAAGGTCAGATGgccatgtatacatgtatcatTTGATCGCTGATAAATTCTCATAGAATACAATTAAAGAACCAGCCTTCAATTTTGTATGCTTGGTTTTCTGGTATGACACCACAACGAGTGATGGCTTATCAAAATAATTTGCATTGCTAAACGAGGATGAATGTTTAATCTGAAGTAAATAATCATATGAGTTGCCATTACATCCTTGAAGAAATCTTTCTTAACAGTTTtagagcgcgtgtgtgtgtgtgtgtatgtgtgtgtgtgcgtgtgtgtgtgtgtgtgtgtgtgtgcgtgcgtgtgtgtgtgtgtgtgtgtgtgtgtgtgtgtgtgtgtgtgcgtgcgtgcgtgcgtgcttgcatgtgtagcctataattatatatatatgtgtgtgtgtgtatgtacatatatatatgtgtgtgtgtgtgtgtgtgcgcgcgcgcgcgtgtgtgtgtgtgtgtgtgtgtgtgtgtgtgcgtgtgtgcgtgtgtgtgtatgtgttcccTAAGTCGGATTTTAATCATCCTTCATTGTGTAGAGCCGAAACTAAATTCAGCGTGTCTTACAATGGTTTTTCGTGACAGAAATGGAAATACTACATGtcttgctgtgtgataccaggtttacacgagtttttttttttaaatgcgagcgaaagcaaaatgttcaacatttgaaaaagcaacgagtgcgAACCtgttatcacacagcaagccatatagtttttaaaaaaatcctaCATTCTGTTCTTACGTGCCTATTACTTTGAACTTCCCGGTGTAACGATTACATATTTCCCCCGTGgtcatatttccccctcgatatatatTCAAGACTAAAATGTTGTTTcttggtaaaattaagaagtgaaattatttaaggacaaaaatcatgtcagtttcttgcatgtaaAGAAAATTCGTGGTGAAATTTAttagatttcaccccaaaaatcgatttcttcgaaaacgtgtaccgagtggttacgtcccttgaataagaagggaaacattttaggatgaatcacatttttaagttaaataaaaaaaattggttggacaaatttggccccatgaatgtaaggtgcacaaggtcgctcatcagtactatcgaagggtgtttttttgttcagtgtggagtttatacaagatcaacgaggccgagaatcgaaatatgACCACGGGGTAAGATGTCATCGTCACACCGGATTCGAAGTGTTGAGGACGCGTCTTTTggctcagtttccaataatacacccaaatctaactttttcccatatctaaattttccaatggtcattttggtaattaaaatacaataattcacaaagTAAATATAATCacttttcaaactttccctaaaataacccaaaaatacattttcttcattcaaaatgatggcaacatgtattttcttatacacaaaatctttacatattttccaacccttcatcacctcttggcaactaaaaaagaaatgttgaacattaggaataaatttatgttatgattacttttatgtatttatttatttaaacatattagtttactgataagttttattgatttaaaaatgtacacatttgacagagaaaagaaaagacctatgaagaaggtttgctccaagccacacacaaaacaaaaaaaacaaaaaaaaaaaaaaaaaaaataaggcaaaaaataattgtagtagcaaacctgcatgcaactgaggttaaaaaaaaaaaaaaaaaaaaaaaagacgcgTCTTTTGGAGTCTCCATCTCTTCAATAGCCACGTGAAATCTCTGATGTCAAAAGCCGCAAGAAACCTTACAAAATATTTGTGTTATGTGTAAGTTCTCAAAATTCTTCCAAAGGAAATCACAAGCACAAAAATGTTGCGAGAAAGAAGTTAGGTCCCTGCGAGACTAAAGTTTCACCCGAACTCATTTACATGAagatggttttttgttttttttcacacgGGTGTTCTCTCTCATCTGTTGTAGGATAAAGCCCGCgacatctttatttttttcaagcTCTGTCGGACTGAACACGCGTGTGGAACGGaaaccaaaaacacacacacgcaggcaccaACAAGCACATACGAAAAGCACACatacgaacacaaacacacagatacgaACACGCATTCgaccacacacacgaacatgcatacgaacacgcacacacacacacacacacacacacacacactcacacagacacacagacaaacacatacacacacacacatacttacacacatacacacatacacacacacacacacacacacacacacacacaggcacgcacgcacgcacatacacgcacgcacacacacacatacacacacacacacgcacacacacacacacacacacacacacacacacttacacacactagAGATGTCGACAAAGCaggatttgttttattttggcttTTAGAACAACTCACAAGTTAgtatttaagagagagagagagagagagagagagagagagagagagagagagagagagagagagagagagagagaaagagagagggtggagggagagagagagagagatagagagagagcaaaagagagagagagagagcgagagagagagagagagagagagagagagagagagagagagagagagagagagagagagagaaacattccaAGTGATTTTACAACTTATACTAAAATAAACCTCGCTTTAGCCGAACTCCAGGGTAGTTTCTCGGGAaaggtttggcttatccgaactcGGATATGCACAAACTCGGATAAACGAAACGATTTTTCATTCCCCGGGCGAGTTTGGCTTAAGCGTGTTTGACTGTAAAATGTCGAGACGCCATCCATACCTACATAAATATACAAAC
It encodes the following:
- the LOC138955775 gene encoding complement C1q tumor necrosis factor-related protein 3-like, whose protein sequence is MTDRHSQTFSRFLLLTIILWAVCVPCDTERSRDKRSDDHNPLEAVVSGLSQQVTKMAAQLSTQLSQLSSLQTKFDASQKQVAFLAYNSADPFNVAAAGTLVYNVADINLGGGFDTVTGIFTAPTSGLYVFFINCMGASLTEDEDVGVLVDGKRVCACYTFSKEHPNLGSGLATVHVNAGQRAWVHVYRDSGRDVRGSYWNTFTGFLVKTDD